The following DNA comes from Rhinolophus sinicus isolate RSC01 linkage group LG06, ASM3656204v1, whole genome shotgun sequence.
CGGGGCGTGGGGATGCCGCTCTGGCCCCTGGAAGACGCCCGAGTCCAATCGCTCCCTGGCTCCCCTCGGGAGCAGAGTCGGTGATGCGTCCAGTGTGGGTCGTTTCTGTGAGGGTGGGTGACCTATTGACGCGGAGAACGCTGAATAAAGCGGTTGCCTCCCGTGGTCGCCCATCGCCATCGGGACCAAAAGCCACTGCGCTGGCGCGTGCCCAGCCACGGCCCCCCGGACTCCATCCTGTCCCCGCGTACGGGGCGGCCCACCCCCGCGCCCTGCCCTCGCCGTGACCCTGTCCTCCCGAGGTGTCCCCTCCCAGAGGCCCTCGACGCTGAAGCCGGCTCGCCCTTGGTTCTCCATCACGCCCCGTCCCGCCCTTTTCGTGTACCTTTCACCTTATGGAATGGCCGTCCCACCTTTAGCACCCGCCTCGCAGGCGCCGGCCGCGTGGGCCACCGGGCGCTAGTCCGTTTGGATGAGAGAGACCTCGGCTCTGGACGCGGAAGGCGCGCTGCGGGGTCGGGTGGCGCCAGCCTTCCGCTCCGCGCTCGGTCCCCTCTGAGGCCCGCGGGCCGCGCAGTGCGGGACATACAGGTAGGGCCGGGCGGGGGCGCCGGGGATCGGGGTACCCGGGAACGGGCGGGTCACGGTCTCGGGGGTTATTGCTTTCTAAACCGCGGCACTCAGGACCCTTCGAGGTGGGCACGGCCCTGGGGTGGTGCAACCGTCCGCGAAAGAACCAGGTGAAGACTTCCGCTCCAGAGCCAAAGGGCATGATCGCCCACGAATTCATTGCAGTTTCTGCCCAGGATTCTGTAAAACGGGGAATTAAAGAATGGCTGCCGCCCTGCCAGATACTGGTTCTAGCGGACCTTGGTTTCTTgctgagttgggtggggtgattCCCAGGCAGGCCCAGAGCAGAGCTGCACTCCGGTCATCGGTGACGACCTTCACTGGTTCTGGGCCTGTGGCTGTCCAGGCAATCCCCCGCCGTACTCGGGCTCTGACGGCTTTCAGCACTTGGCTCTCCACGGCCGTGGCAAATAAAAACCCTTCCATTTAGAGGCGGAGTCTCTGTTTAGTGGCTTTttaaccttgttttttttttttttaaatggagtgcTGTACTTCACTGAAAGTATTTAAACTTGCAAGTAAAGTTTTAAAGCAGAATGAAACCGTCAGCATTAAAAGCGACATTAAGAGGGCATTGGAAGGCTTTTACATTAAAGAAACCCATTTTCAGTGCAGACAAATTAGAAATTGGAGAGAAGCAAAAAACCCAAATTTTAATGGATCCATGATTTCACTCCCTAGTGACCACAGTTGGTGACTTGTGTATGTTCTGAaccatttgtacattttaaatcgGAGCATAATGTACAAGGTTTTGTAACTCTGttgtcacttaatctatgacaaatacattttttgttaaaGCTCATAGGGCACCATGCCAGAGTTTCTTACAAATCCCTCAGTGGACCCTTGGATGTTGTCCAGTTTCTCAGgcttaaaaacaaagcagaatgTCCTATGTACAACATGGACCTTTGTCAGATTGTTTCTTTCGGAATTCCCAGAGGTGGGATTTCTGAACTGCAGTGGGTAACATCTAGGCTTCCAGTACGTTTTATCTAAGATGCCCGCTAACAGTTGTAAGCAATCTAATTGCTCATCAGGCATCTGAGAACATGTGCAGTTCCTTGCCCTAGAACTGACGTTCTTAACCTCAGGCGGAGGACTGAGCACTAGGACCTGCACCGTTGGATGGGGAAATGGCCCTCCAGCTGAACTTGCCTCCGGTGATGAGTGTCTCAGTTGCACTAGCAGCCGTGCTGGCTTTGTCTGGGGTTTAGTGTTTAGAGCCTAGACGCCTTCCCAGCCGGTCCTGAGCCCCTCCCTGCAAGGTTGTGGGGAGGCTGGGCCCCCTTGAGGCCACGTTATGCGGTGTAGCACTCAAATGTAAAAATGTCACACATTTGTCTTGCAATGTGTCACCACATTTCAGTACACCGGGTTTCCTGTTGGTCTTACATTCTTCTGAGGATGGCTCCAGGCAGGACAAAAGATAAAAGCCAACCCCTGGCCTCGCAAATGTGGCTTATTAGCCATCCATTCTGTGCTGGGCCGCAAGGGTGATGGTTTAGTTGTTTATGCCATCATCCAAGAGGGAGAGAATTTAGACTTTTCTAACCAGGCACCTGGCAGGTAGCCAGTGTTCCCGTGCCCCACATCCAGCCCTCTCTGTCCCATTGCCAGGCAGAGACTCAGGTAAGGTCGGCTATTGGCTCTTAAAAAGTCAATATTTCCTAGTCAGATTAGGGCCGCTGACCTTCAGTCTCTTGCAGGACCAGAATTGCTTCTTACTGAAAGCAACTTGAATCACGTGGGCTGAGAAAGAACTGGCTGTGGAATGAGCTGGAGCCCAGGAAGGCAGTTGTGATTCTGGCCAGGACCTTGGTGAGTAGGACCCTCTGAGCTCAGGACCAGCtgacccccacctcctccctgtgATGCCCAGCACAGCCTCTAAGGGTCTTCATTGCATCCCAGACTGGGTGTTCTGTTCATCATTTAAGCTCCAGGCTAATTACCTATGCTAAACGTTGATTTCATTCGATCAACCATCCATGCTGAGAAGACCTGTTTTGTGTATTcctgtttgttatttatttttactgctgtCCAGTGTTGGATTGTGAGAAAATCCCAGTTTATGTGCTCTCTCTCCTGTCGGGAGACAGCTGGGTCTCCCCATTTGTGATGATTGGTTCTTTGGACATTGCAGCATGCGTCTTCAGTGCACACGAACGGGACTTTCGGGGGGAAATTCTCTAGGATGGAATTGTGGTTTTGTAAGGGTATACAGATGTTTACCTTTTGTCaaccttaaaaatgaaatagccagttattttaccagcaaaatgAGTTTATTCGGGAATCGCAGAGGAATTGTAATTCAGGACATGCAGACAATGGTGAACCACAGGCACGCCAGGAGAACAATGGGAAGGGGTCCTGGTACAGAGGAAAGGAGGACGTTGGGAGGGGCTATTTTGAATGACAGATAATTGGAGGAGAGGGAGGGTTTGGGTTGTAGTGGCTTTTCGTCAGCTGAGCAGCTGTGGCTTCTCATTGGCTGGGTTGTTGCTGGGTGAGGAGAAAACCTCCTGCTGGGATGTGTAAAGTAAGCTGggagggtggtgtgtgtgtgtcagagcgTCCCCTTCAGGCTTTCCGACTTCATTTGGTGAggttttttaaattcattttcacatttccaAGATCAAGCCAAATTGCTTGTAAAAGTGCTTTTACAGGTAGACACTCCCATTAGCGATGTATCCAGAGAGCTATCCAGCTACCCTTGGCACTGTCAGACCTCCAGTTTTTGCCACTGCGGAGGCGTAAAATGTCACTGCACTGTGGTTTACTTTCTTTTCCCCTGACTGTTAATGAGGCTGAGTGTCTGCGGTCGGCATCCTCTAAGATGACACCATGATCCTGCCTGCAGGAGGTCACCACCTATGTAATCTGCTTCACTTGAAGGCGGGCTGAACCCTCGCACTGACTTCTAATGGATGCCATATAGCAGACGTGGGGGGAGGCAACTCCTGAGATGAGGTTGCAGAAAGACTCTCCTCCTTCTTGGATGCTGATGCCTTGGCCCCCTCACACTGACGAATGCCAGGTGCCAGGTTGTGAGTGGCCCTGCAGAGAGGCCCATGTCGGGCAAGGGACTGAGGGACGCCCTCCACTGACACCAACAAGGCACCGAGTAATGAATAACAACAACCATGTGACTGAGCCTCGCAGGTCCTCCAGCCCCGTGGAGCCTTCAGATGAGGTCTCAGCCCCTGCCGCTGTCAGGAGCGTGACTtcctgagagaccctgagccaggtCCACCCAGCAGAGTCGCTCCCTGactcctgac
Coding sequences within:
- the LOC141572070 gene encoding uncharacterized protein LOC141572070 isoform X2; this encodes MSRTARPAGLRGDRARSGRLAPPDPAARLPRPEPRSLSSKRTSARWPTRPAPARRVLKVGRPFHKVKGHPPSQKRPTLDASPTLLPRGARERLDSGVFQGPERHPHAPEAPSPPESAAGPEDLRAEAVPSREDASALSAQHREAPRRHLGGPATHRSEGPRNDSQCATSARIGGDAWASA